A window of Leptospira fainei serovar Hurstbridge str. BUT 6 contains these coding sequences:
- a CDS encoding carbohydrate-binding protein, with protein sequence MIPANKTKAVVFLTLILTFTLAADEAEDWIGAFRSVDYEEGEEALSEEKIYYFWQFENLRRAVPPRFIRYVDTATSLQTGKLLNRGVLFTYEGLQNDEVSVCGEFNHWQCIPLQKNDKGIFYGIIDIVGDTSYDPKPAYEYKFRVDGLFTHDPGNPDTYEDGAGSLVSRIAYRHGGPNKQVSTRILDDSPHEEKEFRTVEFRIYQPQADSVTLVGDFNHWDPEADFMERERNGVFRIVKKLKPGEYLYNFVVDGKVIPDTYNPLTLLREDTGEISSALNVPERSGVLERK encoded by the coding sequence ATGATTCCGGCCAACAAAACCAAGGCAGTCGTATTTTTGACACTAATTCTTACCTTCACTTTAGCCGCCGACGAGGCGGAGGACTGGATCGGCGCGTTTCGATCCGTGGATTATGAAGAAGGCGAAGAAGCCCTCTCCGAGGAAAAAATCTATTATTTCTGGCAGTTTGAAAATTTGAGGCGGGCGGTCCCTCCCAGATTTATACGATACGTGGATACTGCAACATCCTTACAAACCGGGAAATTGCTGAATCGAGGGGTTTTGTTTACCTATGAAGGTTTACAGAACGATGAAGTCAGCGTTTGCGGAGAATTCAACCACTGGCAATGTATTCCCTTACAAAAAAATGATAAGGGTATTTTTTACGGAATCATAGATATAGTCGGGGATACTTCTTACGATCCAAAACCGGCATACGAATATAAATTTCGAGTGGATGGTCTTTTCACCCATGATCCGGGTAACCCGGATACGTATGAGGACGGTGCCGGTTCCTTGGTTTCCAGAATTGCGTATCGTCACGGCGGTCCGAATAAACAGGTTAGTACCAGGATACTAGATGATTCGCCCCACGAAGAAAAAGAATTTCGGACCGTCGAGTTTCGAATTTATCAGCCTCAAGCCGACTCGGTTACCCTCGTCGGGGATTTCAATCATTGGGATCCGGAGGCGGATTTTATGGAAAGAGAAAGAAACGGCGTTTTTCGAATCGTGAAGAAATTGAAGCCTGGCGAGTATCTTTATAATTTCGTTGTGGATGGCAAAGTAATTCCCGATACATATAACCCGTTGACTCTGCTTAGGGAAGACACGGGGGAAATTTCATCCGCCTTAAACGTACCGGAACGCTCGGGTGTCCTAGAGAGAAAATAA
- a CDS encoding tetratricopeptide repeat protein: protein MAEPSSPEYSPQDLEQIRSILDPLSRNPETSEDLNPMLSVFRDKMGFTMPISIGDEEPQEEDQEASEIEFGEEEGDEPTPSTGRPKPISFSDEDDIDLDELLNQPPATGEKASEEEDPFAGMGEEPSVSDDFSSPPPEDPFAEEFPSEGTEPTPTDDFGSGEEDPFAGMDSSQELESPFDSPPSEEFTPADSDPFADMGGTTQEEPITDPFGGSAEEDPFADMGGGAAGTEDPFADFDASSMENAPGDEFGLGEGDPFGASPSNESDFGDLGFESGAEETEPFAAEPGPSDSDPFSDFAPVSGAGGQDPFSDLSGATSLPEADPFADFSSEPVSEMDLGAAPEGADFTSFSPDLDAESDSDGDLGAPSFEDDLRSLGGEDKEDIDRSLSDEELAIIQKEILRYPPLLRRSVIESIVQDKLSKKAQRDLLELIKVESTPEDVAAFLSAALGTTISLTDRSGAYSADGVPIISSDPIYTKEGLLERRKRVRRTIYTIAAGLLLAFGAYFTYFGIIRPRQAAQHYENGLEQIREMGAKKILGQLSEDERKKYLISIESYFDKGAEILPHNLKYLNLYGVEYSRAGEYELSFGKLFGRIEPDLGFSGTLDSWNRRENAPLVKLAPGESWNDKKLKSQLGINQGAEGIRFLLDQEKTPRKVVAAGAFLVMRLKERIHENDTYRNLGWFHSQVMPDFAEPDGKRGKFKNDALSIDYYRRVFTDGESPYDEKATAGIAKIYYNRREFGKAASFYNRIVEANPKSIPGQAGLVSTYIEMWKESGDPQFVLNHHRLLRNNLDMESELPFYTLTKLASFYTALDPEELRIKYNINPVDQVSGIEIEESALRMLDTIYRKSQEDERTKVEIDGKNYAEGYYQRGIYYLAIKENVQARRFFEKAASLDEKHWLAVLELAEHSVRVGNFEEAGDLLREAENRYNRNVRWFGTKDEDETLFEGNPTRIYFDQGKIRYLLSAGLTGKESIKEFPGRKIYPFRARSEEEGKSLSVLKEEENRKNRRKELKASLAEFAKVNSDEPKYDLIRKWRRELPSSLLREMKFFQGWVEYMDADFDKALADWTGFEDKDEYYNPTLLMGKGNALFYTKQTKTALGYYLRVKDDMEEKIPAMGIPKADDPYHQEVYQTLTAAYNNIGACYEILAKKTAGQQSESYTAEALQNYWKAIETARKIGESSEISLSNKDLLFKREALKQDPILEDWVSPTLESIRDLVRK from the coding sequence ATGGCTGAGCCCTCATCTCCAGAATACTCCCCCCAGGACTTGGAGCAAATACGCTCTATACTGGACCCACTGAGTCGAAATCCCGAAACATCGGAAGATCTGAACCCGATGCTCTCCGTCTTTCGGGATAAGATGGGCTTTACTATGCCCATTTCCATCGGTGACGAAGAACCGCAAGAAGAAGATCAAGAAGCATCCGAAATCGAATTCGGGGAAGAAGAAGGCGACGAGCCGACTCCATCCACTGGAAGACCTAAGCCGATTTCTTTTTCCGATGAAGACGATATCGACTTAGATGAACTATTAAACCAGCCGCCCGCTACGGGAGAAAAAGCTTCCGAAGAGGAGGATCCGTTTGCAGGAATGGGAGAAGAACCTTCGGTATCGGACGATTTTTCCTCTCCTCCTCCGGAAGATCCTTTTGCCGAAGAATTTCCAAGCGAAGGAACAGAACCGACTCCTACGGACGATTTTGGATCCGGAGAAGAGGACCCTTTCGCAGGAATGGATTCAAGCCAAGAACTGGAATCCCCTTTTGATTCTCCACCCAGTGAGGAATTTACCCCGGCAGATTCGGATCCCTTTGCGGATATGGGCGGAACAACTCAGGAAGAACCGATTACTGATCCGTTTGGCGGTTCGGCGGAAGAGGATCCATTCGCTGACATGGGTGGAGGCGCGGCAGGTACTGAAGATCCGTTCGCTGACTTTGATGCTAGTTCAATGGAAAATGCCCCAGGCGATGAATTTGGTCTGGGTGAAGGAGATCCCTTCGGAGCCTCCCCTTCCAATGAAAGCGATTTCGGCGATTTAGGGTTCGAATCGGGAGCGGAAGAAACTGAACCTTTTGCGGCGGAACCGGGACCTTCCGATTCGGATCCTTTTTCGGACTTTGCACCGGTATCGGGGGCAGGCGGTCAGGATCCATTCTCCGATCTTTCCGGCGCGACTTCCCTTCCGGAAGCCGATCCGTTCGCGGATTTTTCCTCAGAACCGGTATCAGAAATGGATCTGGGTGCGGCTCCCGAAGGCGCGGATTTTACCAGTTTCTCTCCCGATCTTGATGCAGAATCCGATTCGGACGGAGATTTAGGAGCTCCATCCTTCGAAGACGATCTTCGCTCCTTAGGCGGTGAGGATAAGGAAGACATAGATCGCTCCTTAAGCGACGAAGAGTTAGCTATCATTCAGAAGGAGATCCTACGATATCCGCCTCTATTACGAAGATCGGTAATAGAATCGATCGTACAAGATAAGCTCTCTAAGAAAGCACAACGAGACCTTTTAGAACTTATCAAGGTTGAAAGTACCCCGGAAGATGTCGCCGCTTTCTTGTCCGCCGCTTTAGGAACTACGATTAGTTTAACGGATCGTTCCGGCGCTTATTCGGCGGACGGAGTTCCGATCATATCCTCCGATCCGATTTATACGAAAGAGGGATTACTAGAAAGACGTAAGCGAGTTCGTAGAACGATTTATACGATCGCGGCAGGACTGCTTTTGGCGTTCGGAGCCTATTTCACGTATTTCGGAATTATTCGTCCGAGACAAGCCGCTCAGCATTATGAAAATGGATTGGAACAAATTCGTGAAATGGGCGCTAAGAAAATCCTGGGCCAACTCAGCGAGGACGAGAGGAAGAAATATTTAATTTCTATTGAAAGTTATTTTGATAAAGGCGCTGAAATTCTTCCTCATAATTTGAAATACTTAAATTTATACGGAGTCGAGTATAGTCGAGCCGGTGAATACGAACTTTCTTTCGGAAAGTTATTCGGAAGAATCGAGCCCGACCTAGGATTCAGCGGGACCTTGGACTCATGGAATCGGAGAGAAAACGCCCCTCTCGTGAAATTAGCTCCCGGCGAGTCTTGGAACGATAAAAAATTAAAAAGCCAGCTCGGCATAAATCAAGGGGCGGAAGGAATTCGATTCTTATTGGATCAGGAAAAAACTCCTAGAAAAGTCGTAGCCGCCGGTGCGTTTCTGGTAATGCGACTCAAGGAGAGAATTCATGAAAACGACACATATAGAAATTTAGGCTGGTTCCACTCCCAAGTCATGCCTGACTTCGCCGAGCCGGACGGAAAGCGCGGAAAATTCAAAAACGACGCCCTCTCGATCGATTACTACCGAAGAGTCTTTACCGATGGAGAGAGTCCTTACGACGAGAAAGCGACCGCGGGTATCGCGAAAATATACTATAATCGAAGGGAATTCGGAAAAGCCGCTTCGTTCTATAATAGAATCGTAGAAGCCAATCCGAAAAGTATTCCCGGTCAGGCAGGTTTAGTTTCCACCTATATCGAAATGTGGAAAGAAAGCGGAGATCCTCAATTCGTGTTAAACCACCACAGGCTTTTGCGGAATAATTTGGATATGGAGTCCGAACTCCCCTTTTATACCCTCACAAAATTAGCGTCCTTTTATACTGCGTTGGATCCTGAAGAATTACGAATCAAATATAATATCAATCCTGTCGATCAGGTTTCTGGCATCGAAATCGAAGAAAGCGCTCTTAGAATGCTGGATACAATCTATCGCAAATCCCAGGAGGATGAGCGAACTAAGGTTGAAATCGATGGTAAAAACTATGCGGAAGGTTACTACCAACGCGGCATTTATTATTTAGCGATAAAAGAAAATGTTCAGGCACGCCGCTTCTTTGAAAAAGCGGCAAGCTTGGACGAAAAGCATTGGCTCGCCGTTCTCGAGCTTGCCGAACATTCCGTTCGTGTCGGTAACTTCGAAGAAGCCGGCGACCTTTTACGGGAAGCCGAAAACAGATATAACAGAAACGTACGTTGGTTCGGAACGAAAGACGAAGACGAAACTCTCTTCGAAGGAAATCCTACTCGGATTTACTTTGATCAGGGAAAAATTCGGTATCTTCTTTCCGCCGGATTAACCGGTAAGGAATCCATTAAGGAATTCCCCGGGCGGAAAATTTATCCGTTCCGAGCTCGATCCGAAGAAGAGGGAAAAAGTCTTTCGGTTCTAAAAGAAGAAGAGAATAGAAAGAACCGTCGAAAAGAGCTAAAAGCGTCTTTGGCGGAATTCGCAAAAGTCAATTCGGACGAGCCTAAATATGACCTCATCCGCAAATGGAGAAGAGAGCTCCCGAGTTCCCTGTTACGCGAAATGAAATTCTTTCAAGGTTGGGTGGAATACATGGACGCCGACTTTGATAAAGCGTTGGCTGATTGGACCGGATTCGAAGACAAGGACGAGTATTATAATCCCACCCTGCTAATGGGTAAAGGGAATGCTCTCTTCTATACCAAACAAACCAAGACAGCTTTGGGTTATTATTTAAGAGTTAAAGACGATATGGAAGAGAAAATTCCCGCGATGGGAATCCCTAAAGCGGACGATCCGTATCATCAGGAAGTTTACCAGACTCTTACTGCCGCATACAATAATATAGGCGCTTGCTATGAGATTTTGGCTAAGAAAACGGCAGGTCAACAATCCGAATCGTATACTGCGGAAGCTTTGCAAAATTATTGGAAAGCCATCGAAACGGCGCGAAAAATCGGAGAATCGAGCGAGATATCGCTCTCGAATAAGGACCTTTTATTTAAACGGGAAGCGTTGAAGCAAGATCCGATCCTGGAAGATTGGGTCTCCCCGACTCTAGAATCGATTCGCGATCTGGTTCGGAAATAA
- a CDS encoding WecB/TagA/CpsF family glycosyltransferase, whose protein sequence is MKQPGEIRHLSAKDDRDYLLDYQSMDVDNLEKTEILGVPFENASLDESVAKIYHLMEEKDHYHHVLLLDPVKTMAIRKGKKLHRIAQKASLILAEGAGLQWAAKRLGGELKERIPTIALMMDLVRLCELRNYSIFLLGGKENIIEKVYFNLSRHFPGVRIVGRHAGYMNSQRELLVKESIRKTSPNIIFLAMDFPEQEIWIENNTAFFGHAVVIGVAGAMDILSGKVRKAPNYFKLHGLTWFWRILVRPWRLVRLSRMIGFFVFVWVKSLFRKKK, encoded by the coding sequence ATGAAGCAACCAGGGGAAATCCGTCACCTCTCGGCGAAAGACGACCGAGATTACCTCCTCGATTACCAATCGATGGATGTAGATAATCTGGAAAAGACGGAGATCTTAGGAGTTCCTTTCGAGAACGCTAGTTTAGACGAGTCCGTGGCTAAGATCTATCATCTAATGGAAGAGAAGGATCACTATCACCATGTTCTTCTTTTAGACCCTGTTAAGACGATGGCCATCCGAAAAGGAAAGAAGCTGCATCGAATCGCTCAAAAAGCCAGTCTTATTCTTGCGGAAGGCGCCGGATTGCAATGGGCGGCTAAGCGACTAGGCGGCGAGTTGAAGGAAAGAATCCCTACCATCGCGTTAATGATGGATCTAGTTCGGCTTTGTGAATTAAGAAATTATTCCATTTTCCTTTTAGGTGGAAAGGAAAATATTATAGAAAAAGTATATTTCAATCTTTCTCGGCATTTCCCCGGTGTACGTATCGTCGGTCGCCACGCGGGATATATGAACTCCCAACGGGAATTACTCGTAAAGGAATCGATTCGCAAAACTAGTCCTAATATTATATTTCTTGCAATGGATTTTCCCGAACAGGAAATCTGGATCGAAAACAATACCGCTTTCTTCGGGCATGCGGTCGTGATCGGGGTTGCGGGGGCGATGGATATATTATCCGGAAAAGTGCGGAAGGCTCCTAACTATTTCAAATTGCACGGACTGACTTGGTTTTGGAGAATACTCGTACGCCCTTGGAGATTGGTCCGACTCAGCCGAATGATCGGCTTTTTCGTTTTTGTTTGGGTTAAATCGTTATTTCGTAAAAAGAAATAA
- a CDS encoding thiamine phosphate synthase encodes MNRSRKNLSNTDRPRAELWKAPGLYPILDLEYCSKTRKNPFELVSLWSNHRDYIPFFQLRAKKEAIEQITILYQSLREKFPDFPVILNDYWELALSLGCFGLHIGKEDYANLDRETRDKIQASRLFLGTSSHNLDDLRNIEIGVWDYTGFGPIFDTSSKEETRPAIGTVELSEAMRVSSVPIAPIGGIVSETLPAVLSEGNFLVAMIAGAGEAEDVLKSLRLLKESGNV; translated from the coding sequence ATGAATCGGAGTCGAAAAAATCTTTCGAATACGGATCGTCCTCGCGCCGAGCTTTGGAAAGCTCCCGGATTGTATCCTATTCTGGATTTGGAATATTGCTCCAAAACACGAAAAAATCCTTTCGAGTTAGTTTCACTCTGGTCGAATCACCGAGACTACATTCCCTTTTTTCAATTGAGAGCTAAGAAAGAAGCAATCGAACAAATTACGATTTTGTACCAAAGTTTACGGGAAAAATTTCCCGATTTTCCGGTGATTTTGAACGATTATTGGGAATTAGCTCTTTCTCTCGGTTGCTTCGGATTGCATATCGGGAAGGAAGATTATGCGAATTTGGATAGAGAGACGAGGGATAAAATTCAAGCAAGCCGGCTTTTTTTAGGAACTTCCTCCCACAACTTGGACGACCTACGCAATATTGAAATCGGAGTTTGGGATTATACCGGTTTTGGTCCGATTTTCGATACTTCTTCAAAAGAAGAAACACGTCCGGCTATCGGAACTGTCGAGCTTTCCGAGGCGATGCGAGTGAGTTCCGTTCCCATTGCCCCCATCGGGGGAATCGTATCCGAAACATTACCGGCGGTCTTATCCGAAGGAAACTTTTTAGTCGCAATGATCGCAGGAGCGGGCGAGGCGGAAGATGTTCTAAAATCTTTACGCTTGCTCAAAGAATCCGGAAACGTATAG
- the thiS gene encoding sulfur carrier protein ThiS — protein MLVNGKQVSLSDLSSPSLISLLESLKLKPEMVAVQRNGEIVKKTVWPGVTLQDGDRIEILKFVGGG, from the coding sequence ATGTTGGTCAACGGTAAACAGGTGTCTCTAAGTGATCTCTCTTCTCCTAGTTTGATTTCACTACTCGAATCTTTAAAACTAAAACCTGAAATGGTAGCCGTTCAAAGAAACGGAGAAATCGTAAAAAAAACGGTTTGGCCCGGAGTGACTCTTCAAGACGGAGATCGGATTGAAATTTTAAAATTTGTAGGCGGCGGATGA
- a CDS encoding 16S rRNA (uracil(1498)-N(3))-methyltransferase, producing MSDSETVFFRPNFLPDSNLQLDPEEISHLKALRIFNDKKIVIVKDGKGTSYLFDVPPSGKTGKILKTEYKENTFPPAVIATAIPKGNRLEWLIQKGTELGITRFIFLIFAHSDRKDLNTERLLRVAGEACAQAKREFLPEIVGPIPLTRYLDSLKKTDDEVLLLDPEGSGKLDIDSIRGRTVLIGPEGGFREEEKELFKKNGILGCKAGNSILRIETAGIYAASLFRASS from the coding sequence ATGTCCGATTCGGAAACCGTTTTTTTTCGCCCGAACTTCCTTCCCGATTCTAATTTGCAATTGGATCCGGAAGAAATTTCTCATTTAAAAGCTCTTCGTATTTTTAACGATAAGAAAATCGTTATCGTAAAGGACGGAAAAGGTACCAGCTATCTCTTTGACGTTCCTCCTTCCGGCAAGACGGGAAAGATTCTCAAAACCGAATATAAAGAAAATACGTTTCCACCGGCAGTTATTGCGACCGCCATTCCGAAAGGGAATCGACTCGAATGGTTAATTCAAAAAGGAACGGAACTTGGAATAACCCGGTTTATCTTTTTAATCTTTGCACACTCGGATAGAAAAGACTTGAATACCGAAAGGTTATTGCGAGTCGCAGGAGAGGCTTGTGCCCAGGCCAAAAGGGAGTTTCTTCCCGAAATCGTCGGGCCAATACCTCTAACTCGATATTTGGATTCTCTGAAAAAAACGGATGATGAAGTTCTGCTGCTGGATCCGGAAGGATCAGGAAAACTTGATATAGATTCCATTCGAGGTCGAACCGTTTTGATCGGTCCCGAAGGCGGCTTTCGCGAAGAGGAAAAAGAATTGTTTAAGAAGAACGGAATTCTCGGCTGCAAGGCGGGAAATTCGATTTTAAGAATCGAGACAGCCGGTATTTACGCGGCGTCGCTATTTCGCGCCTCGTCTTAA
- a CDS encoding outer membrane lipoprotein-sorting protein gives MLRFLSKSVFLSALVVLSGSLSHAQTTAEKTRVAQELVARLDQALLKTDGLVKANLILIKRSGDTWNWDMSVFRKGEDSLSLFESKGRGLEYKILFKEDGELIYAFNALSRKIFRKTDEEKYENHLNTGFSFVDLSGTSYQANYNPIVQSDLDVGGKKMKRVSMRPIVPYFYSKLVLLLEPDTLKPTRLDFHDKDGVLYKTLNIKYGPVKVKSKQKVTRDEMASRLEMLDLNSGSISVLEYTEVDRDVKPDPSLFELENLNRF, from the coding sequence TTGCTACGATTTCTTTCTAAATCCGTTTTTCTCTCGGCCTTGGTTGTACTATCCGGATCGCTTAGTCATGCCCAAACCACTGCGGAAAAAACGAGGGTAGCCCAGGAACTTGTCGCTCGATTGGACCAAGCCTTGCTAAAGACGGACGGATTGGTTAAGGCCAATCTCATCTTAATCAAACGTTCCGGAGATACATGGAATTGGGATATGAGCGTTTTTCGAAAAGGGGAAGATTCTCTTTCCCTTTTCGAAAGCAAAGGACGAGGATTGGAATATAAGATTCTATTTAAGGAAGACGGGGAATTAATTTACGCATTTAACGCCCTTTCCAGGAAAATATTCCGAAAAACTGACGAGGAGAAATACGAAAATCATCTAAATACAGGTTTCAGTTTCGTGGATCTATCCGGAACGTCCTATCAGGCCAACTATAATCCGATAGTGCAAAGCGACCTCGATGTAGGAGGTAAGAAGATGAAACGAGTATCGATGCGTCCGATCGTTCCGTATTTTTATTCCAAGTTGGTTCTACTTTTGGAGCCGGATACCTTAAAGCCGACACGATTGGATTTTCACGACAAAGACGGGGTTTTGTATAAGACTTTAAACATCAAGTACGGGCCGGTAAAGGTTAAGTCTAAACAAAAAGTCACCCGGGACGAGATGGCGAGCAGACTCGAAATGCTTGATTTGAATTCCGGTTCGATTAGCGTACTTGAATATACGGAAGTGGATCGGGACGTTAAACCGGATCCGTCTCTCTTCGAATTGGAAAACTTGAATCGATTCTAA
- the guaB gene encoding IMP dehydrogenase: MSNQSYRNSQFLDGLSGEELFSMQIGLTYRDFLVLPGFIDFHPSEVELETRLTRKIRLKRPFVSSPMDTVTESAMAIAQALMGGIGIIHYNNTIDQQVAEVTKVKRFENGFITDPVVLGPKNIIEDLDRIKERQGFTGIPITEDGTRTSKLIGIVTNRDIDFERDRTISLDKVMTTDVITGKSGITLKEANDIIKREKIGKLPITDKDGRLVSLVSRSDLKKNKDFPDSSKDESKRLRCGAAISTLHESRDRVAALYEAGVDVIFIDSAQGNSIYQIEMLQFIKKNFQNLEVVAGNVVTRGQAENLIQAGADGLRIGMGPGSICITQDTMAVGRAQATAVYQTANHAAKHDVPVIADGGITNIGDIANALAIGASACMMGFMFAGTNEAPGEYFYENGIRLKKYRGMASIEAMKAGGDKRYFNEGQKVKVAQGVSGSVVDRGSILNFIPYLSQGIRLSFQDMGHKSIQELHKALRDGKLRFERRSESAQAQGSVHSLYSYSAPSLRAE; this comes from the coding sequence ATGTCAAACCAATCTTACCGCAACTCCCAATTTTTAGACGGCCTCTCCGGCGAAGAACTTTTCAGCATGCAAATCGGGCTGACCTACAGGGACTTTTTAGTTCTTCCAGGTTTTATCGATTTTCATCCATCCGAAGTTGAGCTTGAAACACGGCTCACCAGAAAGATCAGATTAAAAAGACCATTCGTAAGTTCTCCGATGGATACCGTAACCGAATCCGCAATGGCGATCGCCCAGGCGTTGATGGGAGGAATCGGAATCATTCATTACAATAATACGATCGACCAGCAGGTTGCCGAAGTAACGAAAGTCAAGCGTTTTGAAAACGGCTTCATCACTGACCCGGTGGTACTTGGCCCGAAAAATATCATCGAAGATCTGGATCGGATTAAGGAGCGCCAAGGGTTTACTGGAATTCCGATCACGGAAGACGGAACCAGAACTTCGAAACTCATCGGAATCGTCACCAATAGAGATATCGACTTTGAGAGAGATAGAACCATTTCTTTGGATAAAGTGATGACCACGGACGTCATTACCGGGAAGTCGGGAATTACGTTGAAAGAAGCGAATGATATTATTAAAAGAGAAAAGATCGGTAAATTACCGATCACGGACAAGGACGGGAGATTGGTTTCCTTGGTCAGCCGTTCGGACCTGAAAAAAAATAAGGATTTCCCGGATTCTTCCAAGGATGAAAGCAAGAGGTTACGTTGCGGTGCAGCTATTTCTACGCTACACGAATCTAGAGATAGAGTCGCGGCGCTTTACGAGGCCGGTGTCGACGTGATATTTATAGACTCGGCCCAAGGAAATTCGATCTATCAAATCGAGATGCTGCAATTCATTAAGAAGAATTTTCAAAATTTGGAAGTCGTAGCGGGAAATGTGGTGACTAGAGGCCAGGCGGAAAATTTGATTCAAGCCGGAGCCGACGGTCTTCGCATAGGAATGGGGCCTGGATCCATTTGCATTACGCAGGATACTATGGCGGTCGGGCGTGCACAGGCAACTGCAGTTTATCAAACCGCAAATCATGCCGCTAAGCACGACGTTCCCGTAATTGCCGACGGCGGAATCACGAATATAGGCGATATTGCGAATGCTCTGGCCATCGGAGCTTCTGCCTGTATGATGGGATTCATGTTTGCGGGAACAAACGAGGCGCCCGGAGAGTATTTTTATGAGAACGGAATCCGTCTCAAGAAGTATAGAGGAATGGCTAGTATTGAAGCGATGAAGGCCGGCGGGGATAAACGATATTTTAACGAGGGACAAAAAGTCAAGGTGGCCCAAGGGGTTAGCGGATCCGTCGTAGATCGGGGATCGATTCTAAATTTTATCCCGTACTTGAGCCAAGGAATTCGTCTTTCTTTCCAGGATATGGGCCATAAAAGCATTCAAGAGTTGCATAAAGCGTTGCGCGATGGAAAACTCAGATTCGAAAGAAGAAGCGAATCCGCTCAGGCCCAAGGCTCCGTTCATAGTTTGTATTCTTATAGTGCACCGAGTCTAAGGGCCGAATAA
- a CDS encoding DUF1577 domain-containing protein — translation MEKVDRKQRDRELISEPEKRLHIIGKFLLKTELLVRDTDEHDSVELLSVSKDAKKILVQGKAPEQFKLNARVVLYKLLARYLELECEVLEERPNNQFVLEVESVSIASRERKFPRIKPPDGSVWITNLRTSKTTIDANLFNVPTSVKVNFADYERTLKPKYDILKIDVFRSIGDKFDLVKKSGKILFIPNTQKPESYGTSDKNGYVDYEHELGDEEDVRRKIIEYANQKIKSELIVPIVYINHDEQAIPIGYVLAQNRTREIDMTDVMEIKTLTFEMVDRIRESNTILVKERFPVLDLSTGGLRVKINHPDLNDDLPRRVGFTFDIFFKMQAPLTAYGVVRSVARDADNNLYVGLSLEGNSARPGEKKRYIDNVNRLLADAGVKVSPT, via the coding sequence ATGGAAAAGGTAGATCGGAAACAAAGAGATCGGGAACTCATATCTGAACCGGAAAAAAGACTCCATATCATCGGAAAATTCCTGCTGAAAACCGAACTCTTGGTTCGAGACACTGACGAACACGATTCCGTGGAACTTCTCTCGGTCAGTAAGGATGCAAAAAAGATTCTGGTGCAAGGAAAGGCTCCGGAGCAATTTAAACTCAACGCCCGCGTAGTTTTGTATAAACTTCTGGCTCGTTACCTTGAATTGGAATGCGAAGTATTAGAGGAGCGTCCCAATAATCAGTTCGTATTAGAAGTCGAATCCGTGTCTATCGCAAGTCGCGAACGCAAATTTCCAAGGATCAAACCTCCCGACGGTTCCGTATGGATTACGAATCTTCGGACTAGTAAAACCACAATTGATGCAAATTTGTTCAATGTCCCGACCTCGGTAAAAGTGAACTTTGCCGATTACGAGCGCACCCTGAAGCCGAAGTACGATATTCTTAAAATCGACGTATTCCGTTCCATAGGGGATAAATTCGATTTAGTTAAGAAAAGCGGTAAAATTCTCTTTATCCCGAATACCCAAAAACCGGAAAGTTACGGAACTTCCGACAAGAACGGCTATGTCGATTATGAACATGAATTGGGCGACGAAGAGGATGTTCGAAGAAAAATCATCGAATATGCGAATCAGAAAATCAAGTCGGAACTAATCGTTCCGATCGTTTACATCAATCATGACGAACAGGCTATTCCGATCGGATATGTCCTTGCTCAGAATCGCACACGCGAAATCGATATGACGGACGTAATGGAAATCAAGACTTTAACGTTCGAAATGGTGGACAGAATACGGGAGTCCAACACGATTTTGGTCAAGGAAAGATTTCCGGTATTGGATCTATCTACCGGCGGCTTACGGGTAAAAATCAATCATCCCGACTTGAACGACGATTTACCGAGGCGAGTCGGATTTACATTCGATATCTTCTTCAAAATGCAGGCGCCCTTGACTGCCTATGGCGTCGTCAGATCCGTAGCGAGAGACGCTGATAATAATTTGTATGTCGGTTTATCGTTGGAAGGTAACTCTGCGCGACCGGGAGAGAAAAAAAGATATATAGATAACGTCAACCGCCTCTTGGCCGATGCGGGCGTAAAAGTTTCTCCAACCTAG